A section of the Streptomyces sp. V3I8 genome encodes:
- a CDS encoding shikimate kinase, with product MGVGKSTVGALLAERLGCRYRDTDEDIVTEQGRTVADIFVDEGEPVFRALEKRAVHRALAEHDGVLALGGGSVLDADTRALLAGHPVVYLSMDVEEAVQRTGLNAARPLLAVNPRRQWRELMDARRPLYAEVASAVVATDGRTPEEVTRAVLDALELKEA from the coding sequence ATGGGGGTCGGCAAGTCCACGGTCGGCGCGCTGCTCGCGGAGCGGCTCGGCTGCCGCTACCGGGACACCGACGAGGACATCGTGACCGAGCAGGGCCGCACCGTCGCGGACATCTTCGTCGACGAGGGCGAACCGGTCTTCCGCGCCCTCGAGAAGAGGGCCGTGCACCGCGCGCTCGCGGAACACGACGGCGTCCTGGCACTGGGCGGCGGCTCGGTCCTCGACGCGGACACCCGCGCCCTGCTCGCCGGGCACCCCGTGGTGTACCTCTCGATGGACGTCGAGGAAGCGGTCCAGCGCACGGGCCTGAACGCGGCCCGGCCGCTGCTCGCGGTCAACCCGCGCCGGCAGTGGCGCGAACTGATGGACGCCCGCCGCCCCCTGTACGCGGAGGTCGCGAGCGCCGTGGTCGCCACCGACGGCCGTACCCCCGAAGAGGTCACCCGAGCGGTCCTCGACGCACTGGAGTTGAAGGAAGCATGA
- a CDS encoding dihydroorotase: protein MSKILIRGAKVLGGEPQDVLIDGETIAEIGGGLPAEGAEVVEADGRVLLPGLVDLHTHLREPGREDSETVLTGTRAAASGGYTAVFAMANTFPVADTAGVVEQVYRLGREHGYCDVQPIGAVTVGLEGRKLAELGAMHESAAGVTVFSDDGKCVDDAVIMRRALEYVKAFGGVVAQHAQEPRLTEGAQMNEGVVSAELGLGGWPAVAEESIIARDVLLAEHVGSRVHICHLSTAGSVEIVRWAKSRGIDVTAEVTPHHLLLTEELVRSYNPVYKVNPPLRTERDVLALREALADGTIDIVATDHAPHPHEDKDCEWAAAAMGMVGLETALSVVQQTMVETGLLDWAGVADRMSRKPAEIGRAQGHGRPVSAGEPANLTLVDTAYRGEVDPAGFASRSRNTPYEGRELPGRVTHTWLRGRATLVDGKLA, encoded by the coding sequence ATGAGCAAGATCCTTATCCGTGGTGCGAAGGTGCTCGGCGGCGAGCCGCAGGACGTCCTGATCGACGGCGAGACGATCGCCGAGATCGGCGGCGGGCTGCCGGCCGAGGGCGCCGAGGTCGTCGAGGCCGACGGCCGGGTGCTCCTGCCGGGGCTCGTCGACCTGCACACCCATCTGCGCGAGCCCGGCCGCGAGGACTCCGAGACGGTCCTGACCGGCACCCGCGCCGCAGCGAGCGGCGGCTACACCGCCGTGTTCGCCATGGCCAACACCTTCCCGGTCGCCGACACCGCCGGCGTCGTCGAGCAGGTCTACCGGCTCGGCCGGGAGCACGGCTACTGCGACGTGCAGCCCATCGGGGCCGTCACCGTCGGCCTGGAGGGCAGGAAGCTCGCCGAACTGGGCGCGATGCACGAGTCCGCCGCCGGCGTCACCGTCTTCTCGGACGACGGCAAGTGCGTCGACGACGCCGTGATCATGCGCCGGGCACTGGAGTACGTGAAGGCCTTCGGCGGCGTCGTCGCCCAGCACGCGCAGGAGCCCCGCCTCACCGAGGGTGCCCAGATGAACGAGGGCGTCGTCTCCGCGGAACTGGGACTGGGCGGCTGGCCCGCGGTCGCCGAGGAGTCGATCATCGCCCGGGACGTGCTGCTCGCCGAGCACGTCGGCTCCCGCGTCCACATCTGCCACCTCTCGACCGCCGGCTCCGTCGAGATCGTCCGCTGGGCCAAGTCCCGCGGCATCGACGTGACCGCCGAGGTCACCCCGCACCACCTGCTCCTCACCGAGGAACTGGTGCGCTCGTACAACCCCGTCTACAAGGTCAACCCGCCGCTGCGCACCGAGCGCGACGTGCTGGCCCTGCGCGAGGCGCTCGCCGACGGCACCATCGACATCGTCGCCACCGACCACGCCCCGCACCCGCACGAGGACAAGGACTGCGAGTGGGCCGCCGCCGCCATGGGCATGGTGGGCCTGGAGACCGCGCTCTCCGTCGTCCAGCAGACGATGGTCGAGACCGGGCTGCTCGACTGGGCCGGCGTCGCGGACCGCATGTCCCGCAAGCCCGCCGAGATCGGCCGGGCCCAGGGTCACGGACGCCCCGTCTCGGCAGGTGAGCCCGCCAACCTCACGCTGGTGGACACGGCATACCGTGGTGAGGTGGACCCCGCGGGCTTCGCATCGCGCAGCCGCAACACTCCGTACGAGGGTCGTGAGCTGCCGGGCCGTGTCACGCACACGTGGCTGCGGGGCAGGGCCACGCTCGTCGACGGGAAGCTCGCGTGA
- the carA gene encoding glutamine-hydrolyzing carbamoyl-phosphate synthase small subunit → MTTSDQGTASRRQKAAPAVLVLEDGRTFRGRAYGAVGATFGEAVFSTGMTGYQETLTDPSYHRQVVVMTAPHVGNTGINDEDMESRKIWVSGYVVRDPARVPSSWRSRRTLDEELAAQGVVGISGVDTRALTRHLRERGAMRVGIFSGGDLPDDATLLDQVREAPEMKGASLYEEVATEEAYVVPAVGEKKFTVAAVDLGIKGMTPHRMAERGIEVHVLPATATVEEIYAVAPDGVFFSNGPGDPEQAEHPVALMRAVLERKTPLFGICFGNQILGRALGFGTYKLKYGHRGINQPVQDRTTGKVEVTAHNHGFAVDAPLDQVSETPYGRAEVSHVCLNDQVVEGLRLLDRPAFSVQYHPEAAAGPHDAAYLFDRFTSLMNTAQMEGQRA, encoded by the coding sequence ATGACCACCTCCGACCAGGGGACCGCCTCGCGCAGGCAGAAGGCGGCGCCCGCCGTACTCGTCCTGGAGGACGGCCGGACCTTCCGCGGCCGTGCCTACGGGGCCGTGGGGGCGACCTTCGGCGAAGCGGTGTTCTCCACCGGCATGACCGGCTACCAGGAGACCCTCACCGATCCGTCGTACCACCGCCAGGTCGTCGTGATGACCGCCCCGCACGTCGGCAACACCGGCATCAACGACGAGGACATGGAGTCCAGGAAGATCTGGGTCTCCGGCTACGTCGTACGCGACCCCGCGCGCGTGCCCTCCAGCTGGCGCTCGCGGCGCACGCTGGACGAGGAGCTCGCCGCGCAGGGCGTCGTCGGCATCAGCGGCGTCGACACCCGGGCGCTCACCCGCCACCTGCGCGAGCGCGGCGCCATGCGCGTCGGCATCTTCTCCGGCGGCGACCTGCCCGACGACGCCACCCTGCTGGACCAGGTGCGCGAGGCCCCCGAGATGAAGGGCGCCAGCCTCTACGAGGAGGTCGCCACCGAGGAGGCGTACGTCGTCCCGGCCGTCGGTGAGAAGAAGTTCACCGTCGCCGCCGTGGACCTCGGCATCAAGGGCATGACCCCGCACCGCATGGCCGAACGCGGCATAGAGGTGCACGTCCTGCCCGCCACCGCGACCGTCGAGGAGATCTACGCGGTCGCCCCCGACGGCGTGTTCTTCTCCAACGGCCCCGGCGACCCGGAGCAGGCCGAGCACCCGGTCGCCCTGATGCGTGCCGTGCTGGAGCGGAAGACGCCCCTGTTCGGCATCTGCTTCGGCAACCAGATCCTCGGCCGCGCCCTCGGCTTCGGCACCTACAAACTGAAGTACGGGCACCGGGGCATCAACCAGCCCGTGCAGGACCGTACGACCGGCAAGGTCGAGGTCACCGCGCACAACCACGGCTTCGCCGTCGACGCCCCGCTCGACCAGGTCTCCGAGACCCCCTACGGGCGCGCCGAGGTCAGCCACGTCTGTCTGAACGACCAGGTCGTCGAGGGGCTGCGGCTGCTCGACCGGCCCGCGTTCAGCGTCCAGTACCACCCCGAAGCGGCGGCGGGCCCGCACGACGCCGCCTACCTGTTCGACCGCTTCACGTCTTTGATGAACACAGCCCAGATGGAGGGCCAGCGTGCCTAA
- a CDS encoding aminopeptidase P family protein produces MPEVYETRRARLRDRCNASGSATALVSRPANVRYLTGATAPGAVLLLGRTEDLLVHGAAPEAPAGPPPGAVRPDGALRVHTLPGPGGDPAVAAAGLAAAQGAESLAVEEHHLTVGRYRAIGSVAPGLCLADVGGAVEQLRVTKDEEEISCLRIGAEIADQALGELLESILVGRTERHLALELERRLVDHGADGPAFRTSVGTGPHSGRRLHRPTDRRVEEGDFLSVRLGATYRGYRCEIGRTFVIGTSPADWQIELYDLVFAAQRAGREALVPGAACRDVDHAARQVLASAGYAEGLPASTGHGVGLEIDEEPQLAPAAMGKLDACVPVTVEPGVHLPGRGGVRIDDTLVVRPEADGGPELLTITTKELLAL; encoded by the coding sequence ATGCCAGAGGTGTACGAGACCCGCCGAGCCCGCCTACGGGACCGCTGCAACGCAAGCGGCAGCGCCACCGCGCTGGTCTCCCGCCCCGCCAACGTCCGCTATCTCACCGGCGCGACGGCACCCGGCGCGGTCCTCCTCCTGGGCAGGACCGAGGACCTCCTCGTGCACGGCGCGGCGCCGGAGGCCCCGGCCGGCCCCCCGCCCGGCGCGGTCCGCCCGGACGGGGCCCTGCGCGTCCACACCCTGCCGGGCCCCGGCGGCGACCCCGCGGTCGCCGCCGCGGGCCTCGCCGCGGCCCAGGGCGCCGAGTCCCTCGCCGTGGAGGAACACCACCTGACGGTCGGCAGGTACCGGGCGATCGGCTCCGTGGCCCCCGGCCTGTGCCTCGCGGACGTCGGCGGAGCCGTCGAACAGCTGCGCGTGACCAAGGACGAGGAGGAGATCTCCTGCCTGCGCATCGGCGCGGAGATCGCCGACCAGGCGCTGGGGGAACTCCTGGAGTCGATCCTGGTCGGCCGCACCGAACGGCACCTCGCCCTGGAACTGGAACGCCGTCTCGTCGACCACGGCGCCGACGGCCCGGCCTTCAGGACCTCCGTCGGCACGGGACCGCACTCCGGCCGCCGTCTGCACCGGCCCACCGACCGCCGGGTCGAGGAGGGGGACTTCCTCTCCGTCCGCCTCGGGGCGACCTACCGCGGATACCGCTGCGAGATCGGCCGGACCTTCGTCATCGGCACCTCGCCCGCCGACTGGCAGATCGAGCTGTACGACCTCGTCTTCGCCGCCCAGCGGGCCGGCCGCGAAGCCCTGGTACCCGGGGCGGCCTGCCGTGACGTGGACCACGCGGCCCGCCAGGTGCTGGCCTCCGCGGGGTACGCGGAGGGCCTCCCCGCGTCGACCGGGCACGGTGTGGGGCTCGAAATCGACGAGGAGCCGCAGTTGGCCCCCGCGGCCATGGGTAAACTGGACGCTTGCGTGCCGGTCACCGTCGAACCGGGGGTCCACCTCCCGGGCCGGGGCGGTGTCCGGATCGATGACACGCTCGTCGTACGCCCTGAGGCGGACGGCGGACCCGAGCTACTCACCATCACGACCAAGGAACTGCTCGCGCTCTAG
- the pyrR gene encoding bifunctional pyr operon transcriptional regulator/uracil phosphoribosyltransferase PyrR, with the protein MDTEQQKQRYESDARPVLEAPDIARVLTRIAHEIVERAKGAEDVVLLGIPTRGVYLAQRLAAKLQEITGRGIPVGSLDITMYRDDLRMHPPRALARTDIPGDGIDGRLVVLVDDVLFSGRTIRAALDALNDIGRPRAVQLAVLVDRGHRELPIRADYVGKNLPTSLRETVKVQLAEEDGRDTVLLGVKQTSPGGPQ; encoded by the coding sequence ATGGACACCGAACAGCAGAAGCAGCGGTACGAGTCCGATGCGCGGCCCGTTCTCGAGGCGCCCGACATCGCGCGGGTCCTGACCCGCATCGCCCACGAGATCGTGGAGCGCGCCAAGGGCGCCGAGGACGTGGTGCTCCTGGGCATCCCGACGCGGGGCGTGTACCTGGCCCAGCGGCTCGCCGCCAAGCTCCAGGAGATCACCGGCCGCGGGATCCCGGTCGGCTCCCTCGACATCACCATGTACCGCGACGACCTGCGCATGCACCCGCCGCGCGCGCTGGCCCGCACCGACATCCCCGGTGACGGCATCGACGGCCGCCTGGTCGTCCTCGTCGACGACGTGCTCTTCTCCGGCCGCACCATCCGCGCCGCCCTCGACGCGCTGAACGACATCGGCCGCCCGCGCGCCGTGCAGCTCGCGGTCCTCGTCGACCGCGGTCACCGCGAACTCCCGATCCGCGCCGACTACGTCGGCAAGAACCTCCCCACGTCGTTGCGGGAGACGGTCAAGGTCCAGCTCGCCGAGGAGGACGGTCGCGACACCGTGCTGCTCGGTGTGAAGCAGACCTCCCCGGGCGGGCCGCAGTAG
- the aroB gene encoding 3-dehydroquinate synthase — MSEAVTRIHVGGTAGSEPYEVLVGRQLLGELGALVGDRAKRVAVIHPEALAETGDALRADLAEQGFEAVAIQVPNAEEAKTAEVAAYCWKALGQSGFTRTDVIVGVGGGSTTDLAGFVAATWLRGVRWIAVPTTVLAMVDAAVGGKTGINTAEGKNLVGAFHPPAGVLCDLAALDSLPVHDFVSGLAEIIKAGFIADPEILGLIEADPQGARTPAGPHTAELIERSIRVKAEVVSSDLKESGLREILNYGHTLAHAIEKNERYEWRHGAAVAVGLHFAAELGRLAGRLDDVTADRHRTILESVGLPLNYRYDQWPRLLENMKVDKKSRGDLLRFIVLDGLAKPTVLEGPDPAVLLAAYGEVGE; from the coding sequence ATGAGCGAGGCAGTGACGCGGATCCACGTCGGCGGCACGGCGGGCAGCGAGCCGTACGAGGTCCTGGTCGGCCGGCAGCTCCTCGGCGAGCTGGGCGCGCTGGTGGGGGACCGGGCCAAGCGGGTCGCGGTGATCCACCCGGAGGCCCTCGCCGAGACCGGTGACGCGCTCCGCGCCGACCTGGCGGAGCAGGGCTTCGAGGCCGTCGCCATCCAGGTGCCCAACGCCGAGGAGGCCAAGACGGCGGAGGTCGCCGCCTACTGCTGGAAGGCGCTCGGGCAGTCCGGCTTCACCCGCACCGACGTGATCGTCGGCGTCGGCGGCGGATCCACCACCGACCTGGCCGGCTTCGTCGCGGCGACCTGGCTGCGCGGGGTGCGCTGGATCGCCGTCCCCACCACCGTGCTGGCCATGGTGGACGCGGCGGTCGGCGGCAAGACCGGCATCAACACCGCCGAGGGCAAGAACCTCGTCGGCGCCTTCCACCCGCCGGCCGGCGTGCTGTGCGACCTGGCGGCGCTCGACTCGCTGCCGGTGCACGACTTCGTGTCGGGGCTCGCCGAGATCATCAAGGCCGGGTTCATCGCCGACCCGGAGATCCTCGGACTCATCGAGGCCGACCCGCAGGGCGCCCGTACGCCCGCCGGGCCGCACACCGCCGAGCTCATCGAGCGCTCCATCAGGGTCAAGGCCGAGGTCGTCTCGTCCGACCTGAAGGAGTCCGGGCTGCGCGAGATCCTCAACTACGGGCACACCCTCGCCCACGCCATCGAGAAGAACGAGCGCTACGAGTGGCGGCACGGCGCGGCGGTCGCGGTCGGCCTGCACTTCGCCGCCGAGCTGGGCCGTCTGGCCGGGCGGCTGGACGACGTGACCGCAGACCGGCACCGCACGATCCTGGAGTCCGTCGGGCTGCCGCTGAACTACCGCTACGACCAGTGGCCCAGGCTCCTGGAGAACATGAAGGTCGACAAGAAGTCCCGCGGCGACCTCCTGCGCTTCATCGTCCTCGACGGACTGGCCAAGCCGACCGTCCTGGAGGGCCCCGACCCGGCGGTGCTGCTCGCCGCCTACGGCGAAGTGGGCGAATAG
- a CDS encoding aspartate carbamoyltransferase catalytic subunit codes for MQRHLISAADLTRDDAVLILDTAEEMARVADRPIKKLPTLRGRTVVNLFFEDSTRTRISFEAAEKRLSADVINFTAKGSSVSKGESLKDTAQTLEAMGVDAVVIRHGASGAPYRLATSGWIDAAVINAGDGTHQHPTQALLDAFTMRRRLVGRDAGLGQDLAGKRITLVGDILHSRVARSNVDLLHTLGAEVTLVAPPTLVPVGVETWPCEVSYDLDSTLSKSDAVMLLRVQRERMNAAFFPTEREYSRRYGLDGDRMARMPEHAIVMHPGPMVRGMEITAEVADSDRCTVVEQVTNGVSIRMAVLYLLLGGNEPAVTHSRTEEK; via the coding sequence ATGCAGCGTCATCTCATCTCGGCCGCCGACCTCACCCGCGACGACGCCGTCCTGATCCTCGACACCGCCGAGGAGATGGCCCGGGTCGCCGACCGGCCGATCAAGAAACTGCCGACCCTGCGCGGCCGTACCGTCGTCAACCTCTTCTTCGAGGACTCCACGCGTACCCGGATCTCCTTCGAGGCCGCCGAGAAGCGCCTGTCCGCGGACGTCATCAACTTCACCGCCAAGGGCTCCAGCGTCTCCAAGGGAGAGTCCCTGAAGGACACCGCCCAGACCCTGGAGGCCATGGGCGTCGACGCCGTCGTCATCCGGCACGGCGCCTCCGGAGCCCCCTACCGGCTCGCGACCTCCGGCTGGATCGACGCCGCCGTCATCAACGCCGGGGACGGCACCCACCAGCACCCCACCCAGGCGCTCCTCGACGCCTTCACCATGCGGCGCCGGCTCGTCGGCCGGGACGCGGGGCTCGGCCAGGACCTGGCGGGCAAGCGGATCACGCTCGTCGGCGACATCCTGCACAGCCGCGTGGCCCGCTCGAACGTCGACCTGCTGCACACCCTCGGCGCCGAGGTCACGCTCGTGGCCCCGCCGACCCTGGTGCCGGTCGGCGTCGAGACCTGGCCCTGCGAGGTCTCGTACGACCTCGACAGCACGCTCTCCAAGTCCGACGCGGTGATGCTGCTGCGCGTCCAGCGCGAGCGGATGAACGCGGCGTTCTTCCCCACCGAGCGCGAGTACTCGCGGCGCTACGGGCTCGACGGCGACCGCATGGCGCGGATGCCCGAGCACGCCATCGTGATGCACCCCGGCCCGATGGTCCGCGGCATGGAGATCACCGCCGAGGTCGCCGACTCCGACCGCTGCACCGTCGTCGAGCAGGTCACCAACGGCGTCTCCATCCGGATGGCCGTCCTGTACCTGCTGCTCGGTGGCAACGAGCCCGCCGTCACCCACTCGCGTACCGAGGAGAAGTAA
- the efp gene encoding elongation factor P has protein sequence MASTNDLKNGLVLKLDGGQLWSVVEFQHVKPGKGPAFVRTKLKNVLSGKVVDKTFNAGVKVETATVDKRDMQFSYMDGEYFVFMDMQTYDQLMVDRKAVGDAANFLIEGFTATVAQHEGEVLFVELPAAVELVVQETEPGVQGDRSTGGTKPATLETGHQINVPLFITTGEKIKVDTRTSDYLGRVNS, from the coding sequence GTGGCTTCCACGAACGACCTCAAGAACGGCCTCGTGCTCAAGCTCGACGGCGGCCAGCTCTGGTCCGTAGTCGAGTTCCAGCACGTCAAGCCCGGCAAGGGCCCGGCCTTCGTGCGCACCAAGCTGAAGAACGTGCTTTCCGGCAAGGTCGTCGACAAGACGTTCAACGCCGGCGTCAAGGTCGAGACGGCCACTGTCGACAAGCGCGACATGCAGTTCTCGTACATGGACGGCGAGTACTTCGTCTTCATGGACATGCAGACCTACGACCAGCTCATGGTCGACCGCAAGGCCGTCGGCGACGCCGCCAACTTTCTGATCGAGGGCTTCACCGCCACCGTCGCGCAGCACGAGGGCGAGGTGCTCTTCGTGGAGCTGCCGGCCGCCGTCGAGCTCGTCGTCCAGGAGACCGAGCCGGGCGTCCAGGGCGACCGCTCCACCGGTGGCACCAAGCCCGCCACCCTGGAGACCGGTCACCAGATCAACGTCCCGCTCTTCATCACCACCGGTGAGAAGATCAAGGTCGACACCCGCACGAGCGACTACCTCGGCCGGGTGAACAGCTAA
- the bldD gene encoding transcriptional regulator BldD gives MSSEYAKQLGAKLRAIRTQQGLSLHGVEEKSQGRWKAVVVGSYERGDRAVTVQRLAELADFYGVPVQELLPGTTPGGAAEPPPKLVLDLERLAHVPAEKAGPLQRYAATIQSQRGDYNGKVLSIRQDDLRTLAVIYDQSPSVLTEQLISWGVLDADARRAVAHEEG, from the coding sequence ATGTCCAGCGAATACGCCAAACAGCTCGGGGCCAAGCTCCGTGCCATCCGTACCCAGCAGGGCCTTTCACTCCACGGCGTCGAGGAGAAGTCCCAGGGCCGCTGGAAGGCGGTCGTGGTCGGTTCGTACGAGCGCGGCGACCGCGCCGTGACCGTGCAGCGCCTCGCGGAGCTCGCGGACTTCTACGGCGTTCCCGTGCAGGAGCTGCTGCCCGGCACCACGCCCGGTGGAGCCGCCGAGCCGCCGCCGAAGCTGGTCCTCGACCTGGAGCGGCTGGCCCACGTGCCGGCCGAGAAGGCCGGCCCCCTGCAGCGTTACGCGGCGACGATCCAGTCCCAGCGCGGCGACTACAACGGCAAGGTGCTGTCGATCCGCCAGGACGACCTGCGCACCCTCGCCGTCATCTACGACCAGTCGCCCTCGGTCCTCACCGAGCAGCTGATCAGCTGGGGCGTCCTGGACGCGGACGCGCGCCGCGCGGTGGCCCACGAAGAGGGCTGA
- a CDS encoding Pro-rich N-terminal domain-containing protein — MQHAVGSPLPPPHQQGHGPAAGWSGAAPHPGPHHPGPHTGAHPGPGPVNPPAGPPVFAGAGAGAQSGPAAPHQPGHPPAPHHAVPHHAPMPPAPDTTGHVQLPPGGPVPMPSAPPATGTPDPTSTTLAVLLIGPAGAGKTSVAKYWADHRRVPTAHISLDDVREWVRSGFADPQSGWNDMSEAQYRLARRTCGFAARNFLANNISCILDDAVFPDRPVVGLGGWKRHVGPGLLPVVLLPGLEIVLERNAERSGNRRLTDEEVARIHGRMAGWYGSGLPIIDNSQLDVPQTAQVLNDVLARSMASPPQW; from the coding sequence ATGCAGCACGCAGTGGGGTCTCCGCTGCCGCCGCCCCATCAGCAGGGGCACGGACCGGCCGCCGGCTGGTCGGGGGCCGCACCACACCCGGGACCGCACCACCCGGGCCCGCACACCGGCGCACACCCGGGACCCGGGCCGGTGAACCCGCCCGCCGGTCCGCCGGTCTTCGCCGGAGCCGGAGCCGGGGCGCAGTCCGGGCCCGCCGCACCGCACCAGCCGGGCCATCCGCCCGCGCCGCACCACGCGGTCCCGCACCACGCTCCCATGCCGCCGGCACCGGACACCACGGGGCACGTCCAGCTGCCGCCGGGCGGTCCCGTCCCGATGCCGAGCGCGCCGCCCGCGACCGGTACCCCCGATCCGACGTCCACGACGCTCGCCGTGCTGCTCATCGGGCCCGCGGGCGCGGGCAAGACCAGCGTCGCCAAGTACTGGGCGGACCACCGAAGGGTGCCCACGGCGCACATCAGCCTGGACGACGTCCGCGAGTGGGTGCGCTCCGGTTTCGCCGACCCGCAGTCGGGGTGGAACGACATGTCGGAGGCGCAGTACCGGCTCGCCCGCCGCACCTGCGGGTTCGCGGCCCGCAACTTCCTGGCCAACAACATCTCCTGCATCCTCGACGACGCCGTGTTCCCCGACCGCCCCGTGGTGGGTCTCGGCGGCTGGAAGCGGCACGTCGGCCCCGGTCTGCTGCCGGTCGTCCTGCTGCCGGGCCTGGAGATAGTCCTGGAGCGCAACGCGGAGCGCTCCGGAAACCGCCGCCTCACGGACGAGGAGGTCGCCCGCATCCACGGCCGGATGGCCGGCTGGTACGGATCGGGCCTGCCGATCATCGACAACTCCCAGCTCGACGTCCCCCAGACGGCCCAGGTCCTGAACGACGTCCTGGCCCGCTCCATGGCGAGCCCGCCCCAGTGGTAG
- the aroC gene encoding chorismate synthase has product MSRLRWLTAGESHGPALVATLEGLPAGVPVTTEMVADHLARRRLGYGRGARMKFERDEVTFLGGVRHGLTLGSPVAVMVGNTEWPKWEQVMAADPVDPQILGELARNAPLTRPRPGHADLAGMQKYGFDEARPILERASARETAARVALGAVARSYLKETAGIEVVSHVVELAAAKAPYGVLPTPADVEKLDADPVRCLDADASKAMVAEIDQAHKDGDTLGGVVEVLAYGVPVGLGSHVHWDRRLDARLAAALMGIQAIKGVEVGDGFDLARVPGSRAHDEIVNTDEGIRRTSGRSGGTEGGLTTGELLRVRAAMKPIATVPRALATVDVATGEATKAHHQRSDVCAVPAAGIVAEAMVALVLADAVAEKFGGDSVPETRRNVESYLENLVVR; this is encoded by the coding sequence TTGAGCAGGTTGCGCTGGCTGACCGCGGGGGAGTCCCACGGCCCCGCACTCGTGGCGACGCTGGAGGGTCTTCCCGCCGGCGTGCCCGTCACCACGGAGATGGTGGCGGACCACCTGGCCCGGCGCCGCCTGGGCTATGGACGCGGTGCGCGGATGAAGTTCGAGCGCGACGAGGTCACCTTCCTCGGCGGGGTGCGGCACGGCCTCACCCTCGGCTCGCCGGTCGCGGTGATGGTCGGCAACACCGAGTGGCCCAAGTGGGAACAGGTGATGGCGGCCGACCCGGTCGACCCGCAGATCCTCGGTGAACTGGCCCGCAACGCCCCGCTGACCCGGCCGCGGCCCGGCCACGCCGACCTCGCCGGCATGCAGAAGTACGGGTTCGACGAGGCCCGGCCGATCCTGGAGCGGGCGTCCGCGCGGGAGACGGCGGCGCGGGTGGCGCTGGGCGCGGTGGCCCGTTCGTACCTGAAGGAGACCGCCGGCATCGAGGTGGTCTCGCACGTGGTGGAGCTGGCGGCGGCGAAGGCCCCCTACGGCGTCCTGCCGACCCCCGCCGACGTGGAGAAGCTGGACGCGGACCCGGTGCGCTGCCTGGACGCGGACGCCTCGAAGGCGATGGTCGCGGAGATCGACCAGGCCCACAAGGACGGCGACACGCTCGGCGGCGTCGTCGAGGTCCTGGCGTACGGCGTGCCGGTGGGCCTCGGCTCGCACGTGCACTGGGACCGCCGCCTCGACGCCCGGCTGGCGGCGGCGCTGATGGGCATCCAGGCCATCAAGGGCGTGGAGGTCGGCGACGGCTTCGACCTCGCGCGGGTGCCCGGTTCCCGGGCGCACGACGAGATCGTGAACACCGACGAGGGCATCCGCCGCACCTCGGGCCGCTCCGGTGGCACCGAGGGCGGTCTCACGACCGGCGAACTGCTGCGCGTACGGGCCGCGATGAAGCCCATCGCCACCGTGCCGCGGGCGCTGGCCACCGTCGACGTGGCGACCGGCGAGGCCACCAAGGCGCACCATCAGCGCTCGGACGTGTGCGCGGTACCGGCGGCGGGGATCGTCGCCGAGGCGATGGTCGCGCTGGTCCTGGCGGACGCGGTGGCGGAGAAGTTCGGCGGCGACAGCGTGCCGGAGACCCGCCGCAACGTGGAGTCCTACCTCGAGAACCTGGTCGTGCGGTGA
- the nusB gene encoding transcription antitermination factor NusB, whose amino-acid sequence MAARNTARKRAFQILFEGDQRGVDVLTVLADWIRHSRTDTRQPPVSEFTMQLVEGYANYEKRIDDLISQYAVGWTLDRMPVVDRNILRLGAYELIWLDETPDAVVLDEAVQLAKEFSTDESPAFVNGLLGRFKELKSSLRRDEA is encoded by the coding sequence GTGGCTGCCCGCAATACGGCCCGCAAGCGCGCCTTCCAGATCCTCTTCGAGGGGGACCAGCGGGGCGTCGACGTCCTGACGGTCCTCGCGGACTGGATCCGGCACTCCCGGACGGACACCCGGCAGCCGCCGGTGAGCGAGTTCACGATGCAGCTGGTCGAGGGCTACGCGAACTACGAGAAGCGCATCGACGACCTGATCTCGCAGTACGCCGTCGGCTGGACGCTCGACAGGATGCCGGTCGTCGACCGCAACATCCTGCGCCTCGGCGCGTACGAGCTGATCTGGCTGGACGAGACTCCGGACGCGGTCGTGCTCGACGAGGCGGTGCAGCTCGCCAAGGAGTTCTCCACGGACGAGTCGCCCGCCTTCGTGAACGGGCTGCTCGGCCGGTTCAAGGAGCTCAAGTCGTCGCTGCGCCGGGACGAGGCCTGA